A region of the Oncorhynchus clarkii lewisi isolate Uvic-CL-2024 chromosome 4, UVic_Ocla_1.0, whole genome shotgun sequence genome:
GCGTCTGTGTCCATTCTGTAATTTTTGTTGTTCATAAGGAGCGCGCTCCTCAGTGCGTGGCCTGCGCTCCACGCTTTGGAGTCAGAAAGTTGAATAAGAGAACATTATTGTTCCATGTATGCATGGTGTTGAAATATAATGAATAATCATTAAGTCTGATTAAGACGAATGTACCAATGTATGTGGATGTGGAAATGGCCTTTTACATTGTAGAACCAATGTATTGGTTGTAATTGTCAATTGGGTAATTGTGTGGTCCTGGGGGCCAAGTGTTTATATTATGCAGGCCTACCTGTTTGAGCTCCTGTTAGACAGATTCGATTTGGtttctcaaggggaggctgtTCAGTCTTGCCCTCTAGCTATGTCCGTTCAGATTGTATCCGGTTTAACCTGTCCTAAGGCTATTTATTTTGGGCTATTGCCCATGTATATTTGGTAAATCTACTTGTATATTTTGAATGAAATGGCGTTTTTACCATTGGATCACCAAGACCTATAAATACATTTACACTATGAGCACGTCAACTTGCATTGCCTTCTGCTGATTTCATGCCCTTACGACTGTTACAAGGTCCCTATTTTAAAATGACATGGGCTAATCAAAATGTGttgtagacaaaataatgaaatggGCTGTCTGGTAGCCTCAATAAATAGACAAAGATGTGTATTTGAACAAGTcattgtatgtatatatatatatatatatatatattttactagaCTTGAGACTCTTAGAAAGCATGACTTGGGCTTGACTCGAGTCTTGACCTGTTTGTTCTACTTGAGACTCGGGTCTTGTGACTTTCTTGTGACTCGAATAATAGTGATagtagtcccactatcatttctCAAAGATGGTACCGATAGactcattttatatatatatataatgagtctatcggtatatatatatatatttactattCAGCTGACCATCCTTAAACCTAATAAGAATAAGGTGGTGTTTTTGGTGTAACAGTAACATCATACCTTTATATTTGGTTATGTAGAACACCAAttaatcattatgtgatcttccgagacattgattcagctttgatctaactttactaAACGAGCACCATTGTGAGAAGTGGCGGGTGCTATGGTAGCACTACACCCCCGCAGTCCGCTGAAACGAACAAGCAATTGAAGCGCCCCTAGCCTACTCTTTTGCCTCTTTTGCCCGACCACCTATGTGGCTGTTTTATGAAAATCTGGGAATATTTGGCCAAGGAAACATTTCTGGTTGTTTTTAAAACAGTTAGGAAAGGAGATTTTTAAAAGGGGATTGAGTGAAGTAGCAGAAAATATGTTGAATGAGCATCTAATAAGCATGGAGAGCCTCACATGTTTGACTAATTTACCTCATATCTTTCAGTTTAATATGGCTATTTACTTACTTTTGTAGCTCTTCACTAAAAGCACACTAGTTAGGCTGAACTGTCCTCTCCAACTTTAGCTGGAATTTAGCCCTAAAGGATTTGAGAAATATGATTGGTTGACGATAGGCCTATGACGTTGGCCTACGTCTCATCTTGCGCTGCACAGCATATCAGAGCTCAACAACGATTGGAGATGCGTTTAACATCATCAGTTGGCTTACGCTACCACATCCTTATGATATATATTTTAATACGCGCAACGCGACTGCAAGAGAGGTCtgaatgtctgactgaaataCGGGACAAATTATATagattttttcttcttctaaatTAGTGACGTTTGATGTTCGGTTGCGAGACAAAGGGCCAAAATCCAGGACTCATACTTCAATTAATAAATTGAAAGTACTGGATATGTTCATTAAAACATATCGCAGGTTTGGTCAGTCTCATGCACACGCGCTTTCATATGATTGACAGCGATCATCATGCGCGAGAGGCTAACTACTGGTAACAATGGCCTAGTTAGCCACCGAGCGTGCTCGTTCAGGCAGGCATCATATCCGATATTTTCACAATACAACGAGAACAAGAGTAACTAGGGTGACTAGCCAAGTTAGCTAACTATATGAAGTTAGTAAAAATACCAATACCTTGGGGTAATCCGCCTCAGGTTTTTATGAACTCGGCTTGAATGATGGATCACAAAATTGAGCGAAGTCCGGCTACCAATGGTAAAATTGCATAGCTAACtttggctagctagcttgttagTGTGATGTTGTGTTTGCCTGCTTGTTCGTTTTAACGCAACGTGTGTTTACCATTCCCCAATGTTAGGCAGCCAATTATAGTGACATTGATGGGCTAGCTAGTTAAGCTACTTCTTGCAAACATTGGGCAGACGGTTAGCTCCTAACGTTAGCGCCAATATTGTGGAGGAAGATGGCTAATTGCGCATAGGCAGGAGTGTCTGGTGTCGAACGAGACTAGAAGatgcatagctagctagctaaatgaacACAACAACATGATTGTTTCCCCTTGCTTTCAGGGACAGACACCGCGGAATGGGGTCTTAGAAAAGCTAAACTTGTCGTGGCTGTTGCCATAATAAAGAGTAAACCCCCCGGGATAAGTGGTCGGAAGCATGCGGAACATTTGGCCAACAAGCTGAATAGCCAGACTGAGGCCTGGAAGACCAAAGCTCAGAGGCTGCAGGAGGAAGTGCTCAGAATGCGTCAAAAGCTCCTTCTCACCCAGATGTTCTCAAAGCCAAAGAACACCAGTGGAACAGAAGCTGGTGGTGGGTCTCATTCATCCTCTGCTAGTTAGTAACTAGTTAACCATCAGTCCTTTAAAGTGTGACTAATAGCATATACCCTATGCTAGACATTTAATTTAATAAAAATGTGTCTTCTATTGGTCCATCACATGTGAATACAGTATACTCAGTAGGCCCGTTGTACGTTAGGTCTGCTGGATAGGTCCAAAGCAATGCATTTAGAATTAGATATCTGTGCCTCTGGATAGGGCTACAGCAGTGTACTGTCACAGTAAATAGCCTCCCagttttattattttgttcaaTTGAAGAACAGTAGGATTCATGCTCATTTAAATGTAGCATATTTTCAGTTAGTAAAGGACTGCTCAGCATGGATTGGATTACAATGTCTACATGAGGAGTGGAGCCTAGATTTCATACCTTAGCTATCAGCCGGGGTGgggtgtacagtcgtggccaaaagttgagaatgacacaaatattaatttccacaaagtttgctgcttcagtgtctttagatatttttgtcagatgttattatggaatactgaagtataattacaagcatttcataagtgtcaaaggcttttattaacaattacatgaagttgatggaaagagtcaatatttgcagtgttgacccttctttttcaagacttcTGCAAttcaccctggcatgctgtcaattaatggacccaaaatatcaatgttttgttcaccgagccacttagttatcacttttgccttatggcaaggtgctccatcatgctggaaaaggcattgttcgtcaccaaactgttcctggatggttgggagaagttgctctcggaggatgtgttggtaccattctttattcatggctgtgttcttaggcaaaattgtgagtgagcccactcccttggctgagaagcaaccccacacatgaatggtctcaggatgctttactgttggcatgacacaggactgatggtagagctcaccttgtcttctctggacaagcttttttccggatgccccaaacaatcggaaagaggATTCATctgagaaaatgactttaccccagtcctcagcagtccaatccctgtaccttttgcagaatatcagtctgtccctgatgtttttcctggagagaagtggcttctttgccacccttcttgacaccaggccatcctccaaaagtcttcgcctcactgtgcatgcagatgcactcacacctgcctgctgccattcctgagcaagctctgtactggtggtgccccgatcccgcagctgaatcaactttaggagaccgTCCTGGCACTTGCTGTACTTTCTTGGGAGCCCTGAAGCctccttcacaacaattgaaccgctctccttgaagttcttgatgctccgataaatggttgacttaggtgcaatcttactggcagcaatatccttgcctgtgaagccctttttgtgcaaagaaaTGATGACTGCACGTGTTTCTttgtaggtaaccatggttgacagaggaagaaaaattattccaagcaccaccttccttttgaagcttccagtctgttattcaaactcaatcagcatgacagagtgagctccagccttgtcctcgtcaacactcacgagataatcactgacatgtcgtcagatggtccttttgtggcagggctgaaatgcagtggaaatgttttttggggattcagttcatttgcatggcaaatagggactttgcaattaattgcaattcatctaatcactcttcataacattctggagtatatgcaaattgacatcatacaaactgacgcagcagactttgtgaaaattaatatttgtttcattctcaaaacttttggccacgactgtattatTGAACTGAAGGCCATTGTGGCCAATGAGCGGCTTGCTCATTAATGAAGTTGAGCATCATGGACACACAAGGTTGCTTTGGAAACAAGGCCCGTTGATGTGCAAAACAAGTAAGAATTAGACCTATATGAAATTACACAAGGTGGTGGTGAATTACTTAAAAGGCGAGAGAGACATAATTGAATGGAGTTTAATGACAAAGCTAATTGTGTGAAAACTGAGGGTGTTTTAATTATAGGGCCTAATGCTTAATTCAGTGACACAGAGTATAATGAAGCTGACAATGAGATATGCATAGTGATGAAGCTCATGTCCTACTTGGTGCAACCTGCAGGAGATGGCTTCATGGACCTGCTCTCTCAGGACTTCATGGGGCCGGGCTTGGTGAAAGATCCGCTCAACTCAGACATGGACTCCGGCTGTGGGATGGagaacaacacagagacactTCTGCCCACTCAAGACTCTGCAGAACCCAGTGCCCAGCCCGCCTTCCCACCTGTCACCACCACACCCCCCCAGATCCCATTCTCCAGCCTGTGTGAGGCAGACCCTCGTGGGAAGGCCATGCTGCTCCACATGCAGTTTCTCCAGAGCCTGTGTGGGCTGAACAGGGTGGAGTGGGAGGCAATGGGTGCGGAGGCTGGAGGGTTTAGCCTGGACAGGGACAAGGACAGGTCCGTGGTGGCAGACTCGGTGTGCCAGCTGCTGTCCTGTGTGGTGTCTGCTAGTAGGGATGACAGACCCCTGCCCCCACGCTCACTGCTCCTGCAGGCGTCCCGGGTGGCGGCCCAGGCAGTGGATCACTGGCTCTCCCACAGACAGCCCTCCCAGCTATTTGTGACAGGCATGGAAGATTCCCTGAAAGAGCTCACTGATGTTCTATTACGCAACGGCCAGCTCAACAGGGTAAGAGAACATAATGCATATCGTAGTGTATTAATGACAATATGTTTTACAGTACTATATTTGTGTAGGTGTTTAAAATATACTTCCTTTAGGAGGTAACACCAGACATTAAAATCCAAAGCGAGAGGTTCGCAGTCCTAGTCTCACTTACAGTTTGGATGATCATAGCATGGCTAAATGTAATATCAAGTTGACCGGAGATTGATGAGTTCAGTTGTTCTTAGTATGCAGTCCAGAATAACAGCCTGTATGTTTCATTACCCTCAGAAAGAAATTACAGTCATCAAAGTGGCATTGAGGTTTATAGATGATCATATCACcagctgactggttttctgattcacgcccctacctttaaggtatctgtgaccaatagatgcatatctgtattcccagccatgtgaaatccatagattagagcctaatgaaattatttaaattgactaatttacttacatgaactgtaactcagtaaaatctttgaaattgttgcatgttgcgtctatatttttgttcagtgtaaattgaAGACAGACAATTTTCTGTTTTAATGCACAGTAACATTAATATACACTGAGACTGTAGGAGGAAGGAAATGAGAGCATGGAGAAACAAGTGAGATAAAATGGGGAACGCCACCACACCCACTGTTATGACTAATCATGAGATATGACTGGCAGCACCAATACTTATTAGCTTCTGAGGGGACAGACAATCACCTTAGTGTCAGCAGGCTTGAATAAATGCTGTCACAGTTGAGTTGTGAAGGGCGTGTTGTCCCTTTCCGAATGAAGATTAATAGGTGGGAGGTTATATGTTGCTTTTAGGCCAATTGTTATTACAAATCTAGCCACAAGTCGCTTTGGATTTCCTGAAAAACTGCTTGAAAGATTCTTACCTGGCGTAAAGCATTATGGTGATTGTTGTACCAAACAACTTCCAGTAGTTGGACCATTGGTTGAGAGGCTGCTGAATCATAGTTATTTTGGTTACCTGATTATATGAATGGCCAGCAGTTTGCATGTTAGTCTTGGCTGGAACCCAGAAACAAATCTGTCACCAGAGACTAATGTGTCATAGCATTTCCATTATCCCCAAATAGACAGTATGTTGTCCGTCCGTATAGGCtaggtcagggatgggcaactttgatgggggtgggggccacaattAATCTGAATTCATCACTAGGGGCTGCAGTTGTGCTGCCAACATGCCCTGACCATGATTactatgtttagatatatggccGCTAGACTAACAATCTAAACATTTTAGCTGATATGGGCTAGTTGAGTGACTCTCggtgactgacataacaaaagaaaaactgctgatgcacaaatttcgaaattgcaccttgtgtattctactattctaactcgcaacagtaagttgagacccgaacggagtaaaaaaaataaatatagattttgtatactcgtgtgtgtgtgtgtgtgtgtgtgtgtgtgtgtgtgtgtgtgtgtgtgtgtgtgtgtgtgtgtgtgtgtgtgtgtgtgtgtgtgtgtgtgtgtgtgggggggggggggggggatccgaGGGCGAGTGTAAATGTAAATAATGTATAGTGTAAATAATGTATAGAATGATTTCCATTGGGAGCTCTCAAACATGTCTGGCTAAAGTTCCGTTAGATATTTGCAAACACTGTATCCCAAGTGCTACCATACTCtttttttagtgcactacttttgaccagtgtccacgatcaaaagtagtgcactgtataggaaaTAGAGTAGCATTTGTGACACCTAGCACGCTTTGGTCTCTGCGTCTTTAGCATGTCCTCAAGGTTACTGTTATTTAGCGGGACGGTAGATTGATGACCAGTCAGTCAAGAGGGAAAACATATAAGCTAGAAGTCAGCTTAATGTCAGTCAAGGAGGAACAGTCATGGCTGCTCTAGTCTAGAGAGTACAGAATGTTTTCCCAATCGTAATACAGTGTGTACAAAACCCTCACAGCCATGTTGCCTGCACCTGCCACCAGTATTTCAGAGTGGAATAGCCTAAATCATTGCAATGGTTTCTGCATCACCTGTAACAGCTCTCGTTGGTagaagagtggaccaaagcgcagcggggaaagtgttcatgatacttttattataaaaaaaaaacactcaaacaaaataacgaaagcgcacagttctgtcaggtacagacactgaacagaaaacaagatcccacaaaacccaaaaggaaaatgacaacttatatgtgatccccaatcagagacaacgatagacagctgcctctgattgggaaccacacacacacacacacacacacggccaaaaacaaagaaatagaaaagaTAGAcattcccacccgagtcacaccctgaactaaccaaacatagagaataaaaaggatctctacggtcagggcgtgacatcaccAGTATTCACGGTACACAACACAGTTTGAGGCAGTCTGGGACAGTTTATTCTCAAGTGCAAACTACTCAATAATGACCTTTGTTGAAAGGTTAGAGAAGTTATGATATCAAATTAATTGACATCAAGTTTCCTtatgaatataatatatatatatatatatagttccttaaaaaaaaaatctgtcaatttgTCTCTGTTAATCAAATCGAAGCCTGAAAGTTTGGATAGGGATTTGTTTGTTTGTGGAAGCCCCTCCTCACAAAGTCCCTGAGAAGAGTTTCCTTTCCATTGTGCACTAAGCTGGTGTTTGGCTGAGTGTTGGCAAAGTGTAATGCTTTGACAAATAGGATCAATGTTTGCTGTAAAATGTTTGCCATTATGCCATGACTATTAAAATCTCATGTTCATAAAAAGACAAGGGAGGAAAGCTAACTTTGATTTATCTTAATATAGAGAACAATTGGCTGTGTCAAACTATCACAATTCTGAAATATTTTAAACTTGTCATGTGCCCATGGGCATCAGCAACAAGCCAACATGTTGGCGTGAAGTGGTGCAGCATGGTTGAGTGGACCTGCAATTTAGGACTGCGTAATACATTGATTGTTAAGTCATTTATAATGAAAACAGGACAAACAAGTGCCCAGGGAAACAATTTTAGTAGGCTCTCAAACTCTCTCCAAGCGGGTGCCCTCACTCCTTTGGCCCAATAGTTTCTGGTGTAAAATACGACAATAAGAAAGTCCGAACTAAAGTGGCTTGTTCGGAGGAGAGCACCATAGAATACCGCTGTAACTCTCTTTCACATGGCCATTTACAGGACAGTGAATGATCCGGACCAGGACGAACCTGCAGCACTCTGTGCCTCTGTGCGTATGAATCACAGACTGCTGAAATTGGGCTGTAGCTTTGGGACAGGAGGGCATGATGCAAAGTCCTCTACTGCTGTGACAGGGACTAAGCTCCTCAGCCCTGTTCTGTCTGTAGGACTCAGGAATCAGCGGCAGAATAACAGAGGCTACATTCCATATTCCCTatagcagtgtttcttaatcctggtcTTGTGGACCCGAAGCGGTGCACATtcttgtttttgccctagcactacaccgctgattcaaatgattaactcctcatcaagctttgatgatttgaatcaggtgtgtagtgctaaggcaaacACAGAAATGTGCACCCCATTGGGTCCTCAAgaccaggattaagaaacactgctatagggaatatggttctattTGGGATGCAGTTTCTGTCATTCTGTTGCTgattccccaggaccaggattaagaACTGCCCTATagaatgcactacttttgaccag
Encoded here:
- the LOC139407751 gene encoding meiosis-specific protein MEI4-like, which translates into the protein MMDHKIERSPATNGTDTAEWGLRKAKLVVAVAIIKSKPPGISGRKHAEHLANKLNSQTEAWKTKAQRLQEEVLRMRQKLLLTQMFSKPKNTSGTEAGGDGFMDLLSQDFMGPGLVKDPLNSDMDSGCGMENNTETLLPTQDSAEPSAQPAFPPVTTTPPQIPFSSLCEADPRGKAMLLHMQFLQSLCGLNRVEWEAMGAEAGGFSLDRDKDRSVVADSVCQLLSCVVSASRDDRPLPPRSLLLQASRVAAQAVDHWLSHRQPSQLFVTGMEDSLKELTDVLLRNGQLNRFQVQERLTECLILLGGSNLLRSLLIRHVLSEINRLAEHLWITCQGESSEGSGQFDISLYENSFYLFWLLEQLLQVGQGPPGATGGTGHHWSPEQRILLGRLEHSVLLLSDDFPLYSLYMWRIGALLAPSDINNTQT